One Micromonospora sp. WMMD1120 genomic region harbors:
- a CDS encoding HAMP domain-containing sensor histidine kinase: MPDPPARVESPTMALPVVGAGEPAAPRRVRFGRTLTVRAVLVTCTVALVSVLVTAIVAVPLAIRGAERRDQDALAAQARLAAEVLRTRLDRGRGADEERLIQQLRDQGIDAYLIRRGRVDRPGLPARVVQRIGQGRHVSAHRLVDGRRAVVEGRALPGGNGVVLSRPVADGLWARVLLSLWLPLLAGLTAGVVAGLLLARRLARPIRVAATAAARLRAGDRAVRVPVEPPDEVADLAEALNGLAAALATSEGRQREFLLSVSHELRTPLTAIRGYAEALADGVLDAGDTADTGRTMLTEAQHLDRLIGDLLALARLEAADFPLEPVSVDLARLAVDAEPTWSGRCAAVGVPFRLETPGGPVPAYTDPGRIRQVLDGLLENALRVVPPGSPVVLAVRPVGADPAAGGVLEVRDGGPGFTDDDLAVAFERGALHERYRGVRKVGSGLGLALAAGLVRRLGGEIVAGHAPEGGAAFTVRLPGDPYLTRTSA, encoded by the coding sequence ATGCCTGACCCGCCCGCGCGTGTCGAGTCGCCGACCATGGCGCTGCCGGTGGTCGGCGCCGGCGAACCGGCCGCGCCCCGACGTGTCCGCTTCGGCCGTACGCTCACCGTCCGGGCGGTGCTCGTCACCTGCACGGTGGCGCTGGTGTCGGTGCTGGTCACCGCCATCGTCGCGGTGCCGTTGGCGATCCGCGGGGCGGAGCGACGTGACCAGGACGCGCTCGCCGCCCAGGCCCGGCTCGCGGCCGAGGTGCTGCGCACCCGGCTGGACCGTGGTCGCGGCGCCGACGAGGAACGGCTCATCCAGCAACTGCGGGACCAGGGCATCGACGCGTACCTGATCCGGCGGGGGCGGGTCGACCGTCCCGGCCTGCCAGCCCGGGTCGTGCAGCGGATCGGGCAGGGTCGTCACGTGTCGGCCCATCGCCTCGTCGACGGCAGGCGCGCGGTGGTCGAGGGCCGGGCGCTGCCGGGTGGCAACGGCGTGGTGCTCTCCCGTCCGGTGGCGGACGGGCTCTGGGCGCGGGTCCTGCTCAGTCTCTGGTTGCCGTTGCTGGCCGGGCTGACCGCCGGGGTGGTGGCCGGCCTGCTGCTGGCCCGTCGCCTGGCCCGGCCGATCCGCGTCGCGGCCACCGCCGCCGCCCGGCTGCGCGCCGGGGACCGCGCCGTCCGGGTGCCCGTCGAGCCGCCGGACGAGGTCGCCGACCTGGCCGAGGCGTTGAACGGCCTGGCCGCCGCGTTGGCCACCAGCGAGGGCCGGCAGCGGGAGTTCCTGCTCTCCGTCTCGCACGAGCTGCGGACCCCGCTGACCGCGATCCGGGGGTACGCCGAGGCGCTCGCCGACGGAGTGCTCGACGCGGGCGACACCGCCGACACCGGTCGGACCATGCTCACCGAAGCGCAACACCTGGACCGGCTGATCGGTGACCTGCTGGCGCTGGCCCGGCTGGAGGCCGCCGACTTCCCCCTGGAACCGGTGTCGGTCGATCTCGCCCGGCTGGCGGTGGACGCGGAGCCGACCTGGTCCGGCCGGTGCGCGGCGGTGGGCGTGCCGTTCCGCCTGGAGACGCCGGGTGGACCGGTGCCCGCGTACACCGATCCGGGAAGGATCCGCCAGGTGCTGGACGGCCTGCTGGAGAACGCGCTGCGGGTCGTACCCCCGGGGTCGCCGGTGGTGCTCGCGGTCCGGCCGGTCGGCGCGGACCCGGCCGCCGGCGGTGTGCTGGAGGTCCGGGACGGCGGCCCCGGCTTCACCGACGACGACCTGGCGGTGGCCTTCGAACGCGGCGCGCTGCACGAGCGTTACCGGGGCGTCCGCAAGGTGGGCAGCGGGCTGGGGTTGGCGCTGGCCGCCGGACTGGTCCGCCGGCTGGGCGGGGAGATCGTCGCGGGGCACGCGCCGGAGGGCGGGGCCGCCTTCACGGTCCGGCTGCCCGGTGATCCTTACCTGACCCGAACATCGGCCTGA
- a CDS encoding response regulator transcription factor — MTAEPPHRGLVLVVEDEPAIADLVRLYLVRDGFGVHLERDGTGGLSAARRLRPVACVLDISLPGLPGTEICRQLRDAGDWTPVIFLTARDDEVDRIVGLELGADDYVTKPFSPRELVARVRAVLRRSAGGPEGADRPRVVGAVTLDPARRTVTAAGTPVHLTSTEFDLLAHLMARPGRVFTREELLAGVWGYAAHAGTRTVDVHVAQVRAKLGPTSVIRTHRGVGYAVDA, encoded by the coding sequence GTGACCGCCGAACCACCGCATCGCGGGCTCGTTCTCGTCGTCGAGGACGAGCCGGCCATCGCCGACCTGGTCCGCCTCTATCTCGTCCGCGACGGTTTCGGCGTCCACCTGGAACGCGACGGAACCGGCGGCCTGAGCGCGGCCCGGCGGCTGCGACCCGTGGCCTGCGTGCTGGACATCTCGCTGCCGGGCCTGCCCGGCACCGAGATCTGCCGTCAGCTACGCGATGCGGGTGACTGGACTCCGGTCATCTTCCTCACCGCCCGTGACGACGAGGTGGACCGGATCGTCGGCCTGGAGTTGGGCGCCGACGACTACGTCACCAAGCCGTTCAGTCCACGCGAGCTGGTCGCCCGGGTGCGCGCGGTGCTGCGTCGTAGCGCCGGTGGCCCGGAGGGCGCGGACCGGCCCCGGGTCGTCGGCGCCGTGACCCTCGACCCGGCCCGGCGCACGGTCACCGCGGCGGGTACGCCGGTGCACCTCACCTCCACCGAGTTCGACCTGCTGGCCCACCTGATGGCCCGGCCCGGCCGGGTCTTCACCAGGGAGGAGTTGCTGGCCGGGGTCTGGGGTTACGCGGCGCACGCCGGGACCCGGACGGTCGACGTGCACGTCGCCCAGGTGCGGGCGAAGCTCGGCCCGACGAGCGTGATCCGTACCCACCGGGGCGTGGGGTACGCCGTCGATGCCTGA
- a CDS encoding glycoside hydrolase domain-containing protein, whose amino-acid sequence MPPVPLYVGLQAPCSTYQRRIDPSRAAAQGREAADDAAGNARALGLWLGSTITLDMEHYPAGNAACIEAVNSFVSAWTTRLHEHKFFAGLYTSVTSAGLADQVAAYERPGHARPDMIDFARWDGVQTVSDAALPASYWSPGAWMKQFRGDHHETWGGVRINIDSNYLDLRQPRHAPPDWASPGAIGTTPRVDRPSVRPPTR is encoded by the coding sequence GTGCCGCCCGTCCCGCTCTACGTCGGGCTGCAGGCGCCGTGCTCGACGTACCAGCGGAGGATCGATCCGAGTCGTGCGGCGGCGCAGGGTAGGGAGGCGGCGGACGACGCGGCCGGCAACGCCCGCGCGCTCGGCCTCTGGTTGGGCAGCACGATCACGCTCGACATGGAGCACTACCCGGCGGGGAACGCCGCCTGCATCGAGGCGGTCAACTCCTTCGTGAGCGCCTGGACCACCCGGCTGCACGAGCACAAATTCTTCGCCGGTCTCTACACCTCGGTCACCTCCGCCGGGCTGGCCGACCAGGTGGCGGCGTACGAGCGGCCGGGTCACGCCCGACCCGACATGATCGACTTTGCCCGCTGGGACGGCGTCCAGACGGTGTCGGACGCTGCCCTGCCGGCCTCCTACTGGTCGCCCGGCGCGTGGATGAAGCAGTTCCGGGGCGACCACCACGAGACCTGGGGCGGGGTGCGGATCAACATCGACAGCAACTACCTCGACCTTCGGCAGCCCCGCCATGCCCCTCCCGATTGGGCGAGCCCCGGGGCGATCGGCACGACGCCGCGCGTGGACCGGCCCTCGGTGCGTCCGCCGACCCGCTGA
- a CDS encoding aminoglycoside phosphotransferase family protein, translated as MTTIAGERTFDWSSEQWQVRARSWVDAQVSQAGRRVVGQVESRVRPWSLVWRVPTDDGPVWFKANNPGTTHEAVLIATLAEVAPDRVLTPIAVDPAQGWSLLPDGGESLRDVLGRDSDLTHWERALPGYAALQLASARRADELVARGVPDHRPEVLAGLLVELLDDRRSLLIGAEGGLSPEVYERLRAAAPSYAERCRRLADLGIPATVQHDDLHDGNVFAGVYGYRYFDWGDASVAHPFGTLLVTLRAIRHDRRLAADDARLARLRDAYLEAWTDRYDRRTLVAAADLAISLGPVSRSLSWRRALDTADPARGEFVDAVPGWLAELLGSEPA; from the coding sequence GTGACGACGATCGCCGGCGAGCGCACCTTCGACTGGTCCAGCGAGCAGTGGCAGGTGCGCGCCCGTTCCTGGGTGGACGCCCAGGTGAGCCAGGCCGGCCGCCGGGTGGTCGGGCAGGTGGAGTCCCGGGTCCGTCCCTGGTCGCTGGTCTGGCGGGTGCCCACCGACGACGGGCCGGTCTGGTTCAAGGCGAACAATCCGGGCACGACGCACGAGGCGGTGCTGATCGCGACGCTCGCCGAGGTGGCGCCGGATCGGGTGCTCACACCGATCGCCGTGGACCCGGCCCAGGGCTGGTCGTTGCTTCCCGACGGCGGCGAGTCGCTGCGTGACGTGCTGGGGCGGGACAGCGACCTGACGCACTGGGAGCGGGCGCTGCCCGGGTACGCGGCGCTGCAACTGGCCAGCGCCCGGCGGGCCGACGAGCTGGTCGCCAGGGGCGTGCCGGACCACCGTCCCGAGGTGCTGGCCGGGCTCCTCGTGGAGCTGCTCGACGATCGCCGGTCGCTGCTGATCGGCGCCGAGGGCGGGCTCAGCCCGGAGGTGTACGAGCGGCTGCGGGCGGCGGCGCCGTCGTACGCCGAGCGGTGCCGGCGGCTCGCCGACCTCGGCATCCCGGCCACCGTGCAGCACGACGACCTGCACGACGGCAACGTGTTCGCGGGCGTGTACGGGTACCGCTACTTCGACTGGGGCGACGCCTCGGTGGCGCACCCGTTCGGCACCCTGCTGGTGACCCTGCGCGCGATCCGGCACGACAGGCGGCTGGCGGCCGACGACGCCCGACTCGCGCGGTTGCGCGACGCCTACCTGGAGGCGTGGACCGATAGGTACGACCGCCGGACGCTGGTGGCGGCCGCCGATCTCGCGATCAGCCTGGGCCCGGTGAGCCGGTCGCTGTCCTGGCGTCGCGCCCTGGACACGGCCGACCCGGCCCGTGGGGAGTTCGTCGACGCCGTGCCGGGCTGGTTGGCGGAGCTGCTGGGTTCCGAGCCGGCGTGA
- a CDS encoding acetyl-CoA C-acyltransferase: MSDAVIVGAVRTPVGRRRGSLAGVHPVDLSAHVLRALAERTGLDPAQVDDVFWGCVSQVGEQSWNIARNAVLAAGWPESVPGTTLDRQCGSSQQALHFAAATVLSGQADLVVAGGVESMTRVPMGSSVADGMPFSDQLRARYRGVEGFAEDAPLPFNQGVGAELIAERWRLSRTQLDEFALASHEKAAAAQDAGAFDPEVTAVPLGDGGKFAADEGIRRDTSLDKLGELATPFRADGVVTAGSASQISDGAAALAVTTSEWASRHGLRPLARIHTAVVAADDPVTMLTAPIPATAKALRRAGLGIEEIGVYEVNEAFAPVPLAWLAETEADPERLNPRGGAIALGHPLGGSGARIMTTMLQHMRDNGLRYGLQTMCEGGGMANATIVELV, from the coding sequence ATGAGTGACGCGGTCATCGTCGGCGCGGTGCGGACCCCGGTCGGGCGGCGCAGGGGCAGCCTCGCGGGCGTCCACCCGGTCGACCTCTCGGCGCACGTGCTGCGCGCCCTCGCCGAGCGCACCGGGCTGGACCCGGCGCAGGTCGACGACGTCTTCTGGGGCTGCGTGTCGCAGGTCGGCGAGCAGTCGTGGAACATCGCCCGCAACGCCGTGCTCGCCGCCGGCTGGCCCGAGAGCGTGCCCGGCACGACACTCGACCGGCAGTGCGGCTCCAGCCAGCAGGCGCTGCACTTCGCCGCCGCGACGGTGCTCTCCGGCCAGGCCGACCTGGTGGTCGCCGGTGGGGTGGAGTCGATGACCCGGGTGCCGATGGGCTCCAGTGTGGCCGACGGCATGCCCTTCAGCGACCAACTGCGCGCCCGTTACCGGGGCGTCGAGGGCTTCGCCGAGGACGCGCCGCTGCCGTTCAACCAGGGGGTCGGCGCCGAGCTGATCGCCGAGCGCTGGCGTCTCTCCCGTACCCAACTCGACGAGTTCGCGCTGGCCAGCCACGAGAAGGCCGCCGCCGCGCAGGACGCCGGGGCGTTCGACCCGGAGGTGACGGCGGTGCCGCTCGGCGACGGCGGCAAGTTCGCCGCCGACGAGGGCATCCGACGGGACACCTCGCTCGACAAGCTCGGTGAGCTGGCGACCCCGTTCCGGGCCGACGGCGTGGTGACCGCCGGCTCCGCGTCCCAGATCTCCGACGGCGCGGCGGCCCTCGCGGTGACCACCTCCGAGTGGGCCAGTCGGCACGGCCTGCGCCCGCTCGCCCGCATCCACACCGCTGTGGTCGCCGCCGACGACCCGGTCACCATGCTCACCGCGCCCATCCCGGCCACCGCGAAGGCGCTGCGCCGCGCGGGGCTGGGCATCGAGGAGATCGGGGTGTACGAGGTGAACGAGGCGTTCGCCCCGGTGCCGCTGGCCTGGTTGGCGGAGACGGAGGCGGACCCGGAGCGGCTCAACCCGCGGGGTGGCGCGATCGCCCTCGGTCACCCGCTCGGTGGCTCCGGTGCCCGGATCATGACCACCATGCTCCAGCACATGCGGGACAACGGTCTCCGCTACGGCCTCCAGACGATGTGCGAGGGCGGCGGCATGGCCAACGCCACCATCGTCGAGCTGGTCTGA
- a CDS encoding PH domain-containing protein — translation MNEISPTRQWRVPAGLPAAKLAGGVLLVALGLLLADGDPVRLVVAALAAAALAGWAVRDLVAPVRLEVDPAGLTVIHGFAGRRRLPWSAIEAIAVDRRPRLGLTSETLEIDAGDSLHLFGRYDLGVNPDEVASVLQAARPSR, via the coding sequence GTGAACGAGATCTCCCCGACGCGGCAGTGGCGGGTGCCGGCGGGACTGCCGGCCGCGAAGCTGGCCGGCGGCGTCCTGCTCGTCGCGCTCGGGCTGCTGCTGGCCGACGGCGACCCGGTCCGCCTGGTGGTGGCCGCGCTGGCCGCCGCCGCGCTGGCCGGTTGGGCGGTACGCGACCTGGTCGCGCCGGTGCGACTCGAGGTGGACCCCGCCGGCCTGACCGTCATTCACGGATTCGCCGGCCGGCGTCGGCTGCCCTGGTCGGCGATCGAGGCGATCGCCGTCGACCGGCGGCCACGGTTGGGGCTGACCAGCGAGACCCTGGAGATCGACGCGGGCGACTCGCTGCACTTGTTCGGTAGGTACGACCTGGGCGTCAACCCGGACGAGGTGGCCAGCGTGTTGCAGGCCGCCCGCCCGAGCAGGTGA
- a CDS encoding rhomboid family intramembrane serine protease yields the protein MSESPPTTPVCYRHPGRETYVRCTRCDRPICPDCMREASVGHQCPECVNEGRRSVRPVRTAFGGGTAGRHGYVTKALIAVNALLLLLSIASARGGDAAVGGSGFGGLMGGSTPLTEWGAVLGRTYLSDFTFGGIAEGQWYRLVTAMFLHYGVIHLLLNMWALWVLGRSLEANLGRVRFAALYLIAGLGGNVAAYLFSDPRAATVGASTAVFGLFAALIIIERKLGRDISRIIPILVINLVFTLAVPGISIPGHLGGLVVGALMALVLAYAPRGRRTLVQAAGGAIILLVLLVLVLVRTAYLLG from the coding sequence GTGAGTGAGTCACCGCCGACCACCCCGGTCTGCTACCGGCACCCCGGCCGGGAGACCTACGTCCGCTGCACCCGCTGCGACCGGCCGATCTGCCCGGACTGCATGCGGGAGGCGTCGGTCGGGCACCAGTGCCCGGAGTGCGTCAACGAGGGGCGTCGCAGTGTCCGGCCGGTCCGTACCGCCTTCGGTGGCGGCACGGCCGGCCGGCACGGCTATGTCACCAAGGCGCTGATCGCCGTTAACGCGCTGCTCCTGCTGCTCTCCATCGCCTCCGCGCGGGGCGGGGACGCGGCGGTGGGTGGCTCCGGCTTCGGTGGCCTGATGGGTGGCAGCACGCCGCTCACCGAGTGGGGTGCGGTGCTCGGCCGGACCTACCTCTCCGATTTCACATTCGGCGGGATCGCCGAGGGCCAGTGGTACCGACTCGTCACCGCCATGTTCCTGCACTACGGCGTCATTCACCTGCTGCTCAACATGTGGGCGCTGTGGGTGCTCGGCCGGTCGCTGGAGGCCAACCTCGGGCGGGTGCGTTTCGCCGCGCTCTACCTGATCGCGGGTCTCGGCGGCAACGTGGCCGCCTACCTGTTCAGCGACCCGAGAGCGGCCACCGTCGGCGCGTCGACGGCGGTGTTCGGCCTCTTCGCCGCGCTGATCATCATCGAGCGGAAGCTGGGCCGGGACATCTCCCGGATCATCCCGATCCTGGTGATCAACCTGGTGTTCACGCTGGCCGTGCCGGGCATCTCGATCCCCGGGCACCTCGGTGGGCTGGTCGTCGGCGCGCTGATGGCGCTCGTGCTCGCCTACGCGCCGCGCGGTCGACGCACGCTGGTGCAGGCGGCCGGTGGCGCGATCATCCTGCTGGTCCTGCTCGTGCTGGTCCTGGTCCGCACCGCCTACCTGCTTGGCTGA
- a CDS encoding peptidylprolyl isomerase, with translation MAEAVYATLHTNAGPIRLELFPNHAPKTVRNFVDLAEGNREYTDPRTGQPGSGPYYDGTISHRVISGFMIQMGDPTGTGRGGPGYKFADEFHPELRFDRPYLLAMANAGPGTNGSQFFITVSPTPHLNNRHTIFGQVADEESVKVVDSIANTPTGPSDRPLQDVVIERVEIERSAS, from the coding sequence GTGGCCGAGGCTGTCTACGCCACCCTGCACACCAACGCTGGCCCGATCCGGCTGGAGCTCTTCCCCAACCACGCGCCGAAGACCGTCCGTAACTTCGTCGACCTGGCCGAGGGCAACCGGGAGTACACCGACCCGCGCACCGGTCAGCCGGGCAGTGGTCCGTACTACGACGGCACCATCTCGCACCGCGTGATCAGCGGGTTCATGATCCAGATGGGCGACCCGACCGGCACCGGTCGGGGCGGGCCGGGTTACAAGTTCGCCGACGAGTTCCACCCGGAGCTGCGGTTCGACCGCCCCTACCTGCTGGCGATGGCGAACGCCGGACCCGGCACCAACGGTTCGCAGTTCTTCATCACCGTGTCCCCGACGCCGCACCTGAACAACCGGCACACCATCTTCGGCCAGGTTGCCGACGAGGAGTCGGTGAAGGTCGTGGACTCGATCGCGAACACCCCGACCGGCCCGAGCGACCGTCCGCTGCAGGACGTCGTCATCGAGCGGGTCGAGATCGAGCGGTCTGCTTCCTGA
- the corA gene encoding magnesium/cobalt transporter CorA has product MTDRTERGRTAPSTTGRVLRPRAWPSPVRAMTRILNADGSPPVPAPTGPGRSAVVDCALYVDGERQPGDWTYADALTAARREEHGFVWLGLHQPELAEMTAIAETYGLHELAVEDAVKAEQRPKLERFGDVVFLVLRTARYCEHTELTENSEVVETGQVMLFIGPNFVISVRHGDACRLAPIRADLETKQELLLHGPWAVAYGVTDRVVDLYLEVADQIEDDLDVLEAEVFDRNGHGRIQRIYQMKRELVEFKRAVVPLQRPMITLTSQVNRDVPKEIRKYFRDVQDHLSRTVEQVNSYDDLLNSILQARLAQVTVDQNNDMRKIAAWAGIAAVWTAIAGIYGMNFDNMPELKMTYGYPVVLALMLGVSLALYRWFRRNGWL; this is encoded by the coding sequence ATGACGGATCGGACAGAGCGGGGCCGGACGGCGCCGTCGACCACAGGTCGGGTGCTGCGACCCCGGGCGTGGCCCTCCCCGGTCCGGGCGATGACCCGGATCCTCAACGCCGACGGCTCGCCGCCCGTCCCGGCCCCGACCGGCCCCGGCCGCAGCGCTGTGGTCGACTGCGCGCTGTACGTCGACGGCGAGCGGCAGCCCGGCGACTGGACGTACGCGGACGCGCTGACCGCGGCCCGCCGCGAGGAGCACGGCTTCGTCTGGCTCGGCCTGCACCAGCCGGAGCTGGCGGAGATGACCGCGATCGCGGAGACCTACGGTCTGCACGAGCTGGCCGTGGAGGACGCGGTCAAGGCCGAGCAGCGCCCCAAGCTGGAGCGGTTCGGTGATGTCGTCTTCCTGGTGCTGCGCACCGCCCGCTACTGCGAGCACACCGAGCTGACCGAGAACTCCGAGGTCGTGGAGACCGGGCAGGTGATGCTCTTCATCGGCCCGAACTTCGTGATCAGCGTCCGGCACGGGGACGCCTGTCGGCTCGCGCCGATCCGGGCCGACCTGGAGACCAAGCAGGAGCTGCTGCTGCACGGCCCGTGGGCGGTGGCGTACGGGGTGACCGACCGGGTGGTCGACCTCTACCTCGAGGTGGCCGACCAGATCGAGGACGACCTGGACGTGCTGGAGGCCGAGGTCTTCGACCGCAACGGCCACGGTCGGATCCAGCGGATTTACCAGATGAAGCGGGAGCTGGTCGAGTTCAAGCGCGCGGTGGTGCCGCTGCAGCGGCCGATGATCACGCTGACCTCGCAGGTCAACCGGGACGTACCCAAGGAGATTCGCAAGTACTTCCGCGACGTGCAGGACCACCTGAGCCGCACCGTGGAGCAGGTGAACTCCTACGACGACCTGCTCAACTCGATCCTCCAGGCGCGGTTGGCCCAGGTCACCGTCGACCAGAACAACGACATGCGCAAGATCGCCGCCTGGGCCGGAATCGCCGCGGTATGGACGGCCATCGCCGGCATCTATGGGATGAACTTCGACAACATGCCCGAGCTGAAGATGACGTACGGCTATCCGGTGGTCCTGGCGCTCATGCTCGGCGTCTCGCTGGCGCTCTATCGCTGGTTCCGCCGCAACGGCTGGCTCTGA
- a CDS encoding PLP-dependent aminotransferase family protein: MTAEQLISFARGAPSLDIVDVEGLKAAAVRAFDADPAGVTAYGTSVGYVPLRKWIAEKHGVEANQVLVTNGSLQADAFLFDHLVRPGDAVVVERPTYDRTLLNLKRMGSELHGITVQPDGLDTAELRKLLESGVRPRLAHVIPNYQNPAGMTLSLEKRRELLDLAAEYQFTIFEDDPYADIRFRGEALPSMLSLDTRDVVVHASSFTKTVCPGVRVGYLVGPADLIADIAKNATSLYISPGMVSQAIVHQFCVSGDIDRSIETVRAALGERAQVLAESLRRHLPQARFVEPDGGYFLWVEFPEDVLVDRLAPAAAERGVAVVKGSDFLLDGGRHALRLAFSAVTADRIDEGVRRLAEAVEAVRS; encoded by the coding sequence ATGACCGCCGAGCAGCTGATCTCCTTCGCCCGTGGAGCCCCCTCGCTGGACATCGTCGATGTCGAAGGGCTCAAGGCCGCCGCCGTCCGCGCCTTCGACGCCGACCCCGCCGGAGTGACGGCGTACGGCACCTCCGTCGGCTACGTCCCGCTGCGCAAGTGGATCGCCGAGAAGCACGGGGTCGAAGCCAACCAGGTGCTGGTCACCAACGGCTCGCTCCAGGCCGACGCGTTCCTCTTCGACCACCTGGTCCGCCCCGGCGACGCGGTGGTGGTGGAGCGCCCGACGTACGACCGGACGCTGCTCAACCTCAAGCGAATGGGCAGCGAGCTGCACGGCATCACCGTCCAGCCGGACGGTCTGGACACCGCCGAGCTGCGCAAGCTGCTGGAGTCCGGGGTCCGCCCCCGACTCGCGCACGTCATCCCCAACTACCAGAACCCGGCCGGCATGACGCTGTCGCTGGAGAAGCGCCGGGAGCTGCTCGACCTGGCCGCCGAGTACCAGTTCACGATCTTCGAGGACGACCCGTACGCGGACATCCGCTTTCGGGGCGAGGCCCTGCCGTCGATGCTCTCGCTGGACACCCGCGACGTGGTGGTGCACGCGTCGAGCTTCACCAAGACGGTCTGCCCCGGTGTGCGGGTGGGTTACCTGGTCGGCCCGGCCGATCTGATCGCCGACATCGCGAAGAACGCGACGAGCCTCTACATCTCGCCGGGCATGGTGTCCCAGGCGATCGTGCACCAGTTCTGCGTGTCGGGTGACATCGACCGCTCGATCGAGACGGTGCGCGCGGCGCTGGGCGAGCGCGCCCAGGTGCTCGCCGAGTCGTTGCGCCGGCACCTGCCGCAGGCGCGGTTCGTGGAGCCTGACGGTGGCTACTTCCTCTGGGTGGAGTTCCCGGAGGACGTGCTCGTCGACCGGCTCGCCCCGGCGGCGGCCGAGCGCGGGGTCGCCGTGGTGAAGGGCAGTGACTTCCTCCTGGACGGCGGGCGGCACGCCCTGCGGCTGGCCTTCTCGGCGGTGACGGCGGACCGGATCGACGAGGGCGTCCGGCGGCTCGCGGAGGCCGTCGAGGCGGTCCGGAGCTGA
- a CDS encoding ester cyclase: MRDAERLVQQQYAMLLRRDVARLPDLYAREAFYAMPGVTVRPIELPALLRTWTGAFPDLRVDPLGAVRTGGGAAVELRLTGTHTGTLHSPYGTVAPTGRVVSWEVADVVRARKGLITAWRSYFDWSQLLDALGVQFDGLSRAAQHDALALPV, translated from the coding sequence ATGCGCGACGCGGAGCGACTGGTCCAACAGCAGTACGCCATGCTCCTGCGTCGGGACGTGGCCCGGCTCCCGGATCTCTACGCCCGGGAGGCGTTCTACGCCATGCCGGGCGTGACGGTGCGCCCGATCGAACTGCCCGCGCTCCTGCGGACCTGGACGGGCGCCTTTCCGGACCTCCGGGTCGATCCCCTGGGCGCCGTCCGGACCGGCGGTGGCGCCGCCGTCGAGCTGCGGCTGACCGGCACCCACACCGGCACACTGCACTCGCCGTACGGCACTGTCGCACCCACCGGTCGGGTGGTGAGCTGGGAGGTCGCCGACGTGGTCCGCGCCCGCAAGGGACTGATCACCGCCTGGCGCTCCTACTTCGACTGGAGCCAACTCCTGGACGCCCTCGGCGTGCAGTTTGACGGGCTCTCCCGGGCGGCGCAGCACGACGCGCTCGCCCTTCCGGTCTGA
- a CDS encoding CBS domain-containing protein gives MQVREAMSSQVLVVGPEHTLRQAAQMMSARGVGSAVVIDPDSEGVGIMTERDVLKAVGAGLDCDVERTGAHLTWDVVYAGPEWTVAEAAAAMARGGFRHLVVLDGREVAGVISVRDIMRVWAESRAATAAT, from the coding sequence ATGCAGGTACGGGAAGCCATGTCCAGCCAGGTCCTGGTCGTCGGCCCGGAGCACACGCTCCGCCAGGCGGCCCAGATGATGTCGGCCCGTGGTGTCGGGTCGGCGGTCGTGATCGACCCGGATTCCGAGGGCGTCGGGATCATGACCGAACGCGACGTGTTGAAGGCCGTCGGCGCCGGCCTGGACTGCGACGTGGAACGCACCGGCGCGCACCTGACCTGGGACGTGGTCTACGCGGGGCCGGAGTGGACGGTCGCCGAGGCCGCCGCCGCGATGGCCCGGGGCGGGTTCCGGCACCTGGTGGTGCTGGACGGTCGGGAGGTGGCCGGCGTGATCTCCGTACGGGACATCATGCGGGTCTGGGCGGAGAGCCGGGCGGCCACCGCCGCGACCTGA
- a CDS encoding NUDIX domain-containing protein — protein sequence MSTEPLRCAGALIVDNDCRIFFQRRSPHRRLFPNCWDIVGGHVEPGEGITDALRREITEETGWVLAHVLDQVGEYRYVGDDGLARIEHDFLVRVDGDLGHPRLEAGKHTEYRWLAEHEVAMLDEHRHVNDGLIRRIAEEGFAALRSIGR from the coding sequence GTGTCCACCGAGCCCCTGCGCTGTGCCGGCGCGTTGATCGTCGACAACGACTGCCGCATCTTCTTCCAGCGCCGCTCACCACACCGACGCCTCTTCCCCAACTGCTGGGACATCGTCGGTGGGCACGTGGAGCCGGGTGAGGGCATCACCGACGCGCTGCGCCGGGAGATCACCGAGGAGACCGGGTGGGTGCTCGCGCACGTCCTCGACCAGGTCGGCGAGTACCGCTACGTGGGCGACGACGGCCTGGCCCGGATCGAGCACGACTTCCTCGTCCGGGTCGACGGTGACCTGGGCCATCCCCGGCTGGAGGCGGGCAAGCACACCGAGTACCGCTGGCTGGCCGAGCACGAGGTGGCCATGCTGGACGAGCATCGCCACGTCAACGACGGGCTGATCCGGCGGATCGCGGAGGAGGGTTTCGCCGCCCTCCGGTCGATCGGCCGGTGA